One stretch of Betaproteobacteria bacterium DNA includes these proteins:
- the fliR gene encoding flagellar biosynthetic protein FliR, with translation MITVTSAQLDAWLTALIWPLTRVLAVLAAAPVLGQTHIPARIRIGLAIGIVLVLVPTLPAPPAIAPTSAAGMLILATQIVIGLAIGFVLRLVFVAVEMAGDLIGLQMGLGFAMFYDPGNVQHTPIVGQFMGLLATLVFLAINGHLMIISALADSFRTLPIAAAPLGANLFEALSRHGAIVFVAGLQLALPLIVTMLVVTLALGVLTRAAPQLNIFAVGFPLTIAIGFGALILTLPYFGPLFERTLDQAFIFVTNLPAR, from the coding sequence TTGATCACGGTCACCTCGGCCCAGCTCGATGCCTGGCTCACGGCGCTGATCTGGCCGCTCACGCGGGTGCTCGCCGTTCTGGCCGCGGCGCCCGTTCTCGGCCAGACGCACATACCGGCCCGCATCCGCATCGGGCTCGCCATCGGCATCGTGCTCGTGCTCGTGCCGACGCTGCCCGCGCCGCCCGCGATCGCACCGACCTCGGCTGCAGGCATGCTCATCCTCGCCACGCAGATCGTGATCGGCCTTGCGATCGGTTTCGTTTTGCGGCTGGTCTTCGTCGCTGTCGAAATGGCGGGGGACCTGATCGGACTGCAGATGGGGCTTGGGTTCGCGATGTTCTACGATCCCGGCAACGTCCAGCACACGCCGATCGTCGGCCAGTTCATGGGCCTGCTCGCGACCCTGGTGTTTCTCGCCATCAACGGCCACCTGATGATCATCTCCGCGCTGGCCGACAGCTTTCGCACCCTGCCCATCGCCGCAGCGCCGCTCGGGGCAAATCTGTTCGAAGCGCTCTCACGCCACGGCGCGATCGTTTTCGTGGCCGGCCTGCAGCTGGCACTGCCGCTCATCGTCACGATGCTGGTGGTGACCCTGGCGCTCGGCGTGCTCACCCGCGCCGCGCCGCAGCTCAATATCTTCGCGGTGGGATTTCCGCTCACGATCGCGATCGGCTTCGGCGCGCTCATCCTGACCCTGCCCTACTTCGGGCCACTGTTCGAGCGCACGCTCGACCAGGCCTTCATCTTCGTCACCAATCTTCCGGCGCGCTGA
- the fliQ gene encoding flagellar biosynthesis protein FliQ, producing the protein MNPQTVMALGQNALELTLMISAPLLISALVVGLVVSVFQAATQINEMTLSFIPKLVAIFAALLISGPWIITVMTDYMRRLITSIPTLIG; encoded by the coding sequence ATGAATCCCCAAACCGTAATGGCCCTGGGCCAGAATGCGCTGGAGCTGACGCTCATGATCTCGGCGCCGCTGCTGATCTCGGCGCTGGTCGTCGGCCTCGTCGTGAGCGTCTTCCAGGCCGCCACGCAGATCAACGAGATGACGCTTTCGTTCATCCCGAAGCTGGTGGCGATCTTCGCCGCGCTGCTGATCTCGGGGCCCTGGATCATCACCGTGATGACCGACTACATGCGCCGGCTGATCACCAGCATCCCGACGCTCATCGGCTGA
- the fliP gene encoding flagellar type III secretion system pore protein FliP (The bacterial flagellar biogenesis protein FliP forms a type III secretion system (T3SS)-type pore required for flagellar assembly.), translating to MPRNLVLAIAGVVLAMLPELAFSQNAGIPAFTSTPTAGGGQSYTLSIQTLLTLTALTFLPALLLLMTGFTRIIIVLSLLRQALGTPTSPPNQVLIGLALFLTLFVMAPVLERIYNEAWVPYSEEKIEFNEALQKGAQPLRGFMMHQTRQADLGLFLKLSGRQDVERPEDVPFTVLVPAYVTSELKTAFQIGFLVFIPFLIIDMVVASVLMSMGMMMVSPALIALPFKLMLFVLVDGWNILLGSLAQSFAQ from the coding sequence ATGCCCCGTAATCTCGTTCTCGCCATCGCCGGCGTCGTGCTGGCGATGCTTCCGGAGCTCGCCTTCAGCCAGAACGCCGGCATCCCGGCTTTCACCTCCACGCCGACAGCCGGCGGCGGCCAGTCGTACACCCTGAGCATTCAGACGCTCCTGACGCTGACCGCTCTCACCTTTCTGCCCGCGCTGCTGCTGCTCATGACCGGCTTCACGCGCATCATCATCGTGCTTTCGCTGCTGCGCCAGGCGCTCGGGACGCCGACCTCGCCGCCCAACCAGGTGCTGATCGGCCTGGCGCTGTTCCTGACGCTGTTCGTCATGGCGCCAGTGCTCGAGCGCATCTACAACGAAGCCTGGGTGCCGTACTCGGAGGAAAAGATCGAATTCAACGAGGCGCTGCAAAAGGGCGCGCAGCCCCTGCGCGGATTCATGATGCATCAGACGCGCCAGGCCGACCTGGGCCTGTTCCTCAAGCTCTCCGGGCGCCAGGACGTCGAGAGGCCCGAGGACGTGCCCTTCACCGTGCTGGTGCCGGCCTACGTGACGAGCGAGCTGAAGACGGCGTTCCAGATCGGGTTCCTCGTCTTCATCCCGTTTCTCATCATCGACATGGTGGTCGCATCGGTGCTGATGTCGATGGGCATGATGATGGTGTCGCCCGCGCTCATTGCGCTGCCGTTCAAGCTGATGCTGTTCGTGCTGGTGGACGGGTGGAACATTTTGCTCGGTTCGCTGGCGCAGAGTTTCGCGCAATGA
- the fliO gene encoding flagellar biosynthetic protein FliO codes for MTRPMPRWLAGCAAALAALPAAAQDPASPMSAGSLLQVFAGLLLVLALVMAAAWALRRIGRVPGLSNQAIRTIGTASVGTRERVVLLEVSGTWILVGVAPGQVRSLATMPKGDLPVAPSSMAAPQFAQWLQRFTDRTHAP; via the coding sequence GTGACCCGGCCGATGCCACGCTGGCTTGCCGGCTGCGCCGCTGCGCTGGCCGCGTTGCCGGCTGCGGCACAGGACCCGGCGAGCCCGATGAGCGCCGGCAGCCTGCTGCAGGTTTTCGCCGGATTGCTGCTGGTGCTCGCGCTCGTCATGGCCGCGGCCTGGGCGCTGCGCCGTATCGGCCGCGTGCCGGGACTTTCGAACCAGGCGATCAGGACAATCGGCACGGCTTCGGTCGGCACGCGCGAGCGCGTGGTGCTGCTGGAGGTCTCCGGCACCTGGATACTCGTCGGCGTCGCGCCCGGACAGGTGCGAAGCCTGGCCACGATGCCCAAGGGCGATCTGCCCGTCGCACCTTCTTCCATGGCTGCCCCGCAGTTCGCACAGTGGCTGCAGCGTTTCACGGACCGTACCCATGCCCCGTAA
- the fliN gene encoding flagellar motor switch protein FliN, producing the protein MSELATDQAISTDDWAAALNEQNAANADTNADVDGAFEQAHEARAPNPAVFEQFSGSGARTPTRNDIDLVLDIPVQLTVELGRTKLAIRSLLQLAQGSVVELDGLAGEPMDVLVNGCLIAQGEVVVVNEKFGIRLTDVITPSERMKRLGK; encoded by the coding sequence ATGTCAGAGCTCGCTACCGATCAGGCCATCAGCACCGACGACTGGGCCGCCGCCCTGAACGAACAGAATGCGGCCAATGCCGACACCAATGCCGATGTCGACGGCGCGTTCGAGCAGGCTCACGAAGCGCGTGCGCCCAACCCGGCGGTATTCGAGCAATTCAGCGGGTCGGGCGCGCGGACACCGACGCGAAACGATATCGATCTGGTGCTCGACATCCCGGTTCAGCTCACCGTCGAGCTGGGCCGCACCAAGCTTGCCATTCGCAGCCTCCTGCAACTCGCGCAAGGCTCGGTCGTGGAGCTCGACGGCCTCGCCGGCGAGCCGATGGATGTGCTGGTGAACGGCTGCCTGATCGCGCAAGGCGAAGTCGTGGTCGTGAACGAAAAGTTCGGCATTCGCCTGACCGACGTCATCACGCCCAGCGAGCGCATGAAGAGGCTCGGCAAGTGA
- the fliM gene encoding flagellar motor switch protein FliM has translation MSKEFLSQDEVDALLKGVSGEADEVAPEPASEGGVRPYNIATEERIVRARMPAFEMVNERFARQLRVALFNFLRRSADVTVSPPRVQKFSDFVRNLVVPTNLNLVQVRPLRGTSLFIFDPNLVFLAIDSLFGGSGQFLSRVEGRDFTQTEMRIIQRMLELVFEEYEKSWKPVHEIKLEYLRSEMNTQFASIATPNDVVVVTTLNIEFGSAGGEMHICIPWTSLEPLRDVLYSAMQADTHETDKRWFKQLQREVQNAEVELIVKLGHSAITLEQILNMQAGDVIGIDVPETMQAEVDGVPVLECRCGVSNGQYAVRVSRMISHSQES, from the coding sequence ATGAGCAAGGAATTTCTCTCCCAGGACGAAGTCGACGCCTTGCTGAAAGGCGTGTCGGGCGAAGCCGACGAGGTTGCCCCGGAGCCTGCGTCCGAAGGCGGTGTGCGCCCCTACAACATCGCCACCGAAGAGCGCATCGTGCGCGCGCGCATGCCGGCCTTCGAGATGGTCAACGAGCGCTTCGCCCGCCAGCTGCGCGTCGCGCTGTTCAATTTCCTGCGCCGCAGCGCCGACGTGACCGTGTCCCCGCCGCGGGTGCAGAAGTTCAGCGACTTCGTACGCAACCTGGTCGTTCCGACCAACCTGAACCTGGTGCAGGTGCGGCCGCTGCGCGGCACGTCGTTGTTCATCTTCGATCCCAACCTGGTGTTCCTCGCGATCGACAGTCTGTTCGGTGGCAGCGGCCAGTTCCTTTCCCGCGTCGAGGGCCGCGACTTCACCCAGACCGAGATGCGCATCATCCAGCGCATGCTCGAGCTCGTGTTCGAGGAGTACGAGAAGAGCTGGAAGCCGGTGCACGAGATCAAGCTCGAGTACCTGCGCTCGGAGATGAACACGCAATTCGCCAGCATCGCGACACCCAACGACGTCGTGGTGGTAACCACGCTCAACATCGAATTCGGCTCCGCGGGCGGCGAGATGCACATCTGCATTCCCTGGACCTCGCTCGAGCCGCTGCGCGATGTGCTCTACAGCGCCATGCAGGCCGACACGCACGAGACCGACAAGCGCTGGTTCAAACAGCTGCAGCGCGAAGTGCAGAATGCCGAAGTGGAGCTGATCGTGAAGCTCGGACACTCGGCGATCACGCTCGAGCAGATTCTGAACATGCAGGCGGGCGACGTGATCGGGATCGACGTGCCGGAGACGATGCAGGCCGAAGTGGACGGCGTCCCGGTGCTCGAATGCCGCTGCGGCGTCTCGAACGGCCAGTACGCGGTGCGGGTGAGCCGCATGATCTCGCACAGCCAGGAAAGCTAA
- the fliL gene encoding flagellar basal body-associated protein FliL gives MATSAAAAKAPVEAPASAPKKKSNLLLIVVLAVVLLAAGGAGAWWFLSQSHGDDAEAEEIEAKPSIFLPLEQFTVNLQPEEGQQFLQTALTLKVSELEIADAIKAQMPEVRSRLLFLLSSKKPSELSSLEGKNKLTEEIVRAVEATLPPMKTKAKKAKNKNDDAKTAKKGKKAKATAQEEPEGKEELPRRVLAVFFTHFIVQ, from the coding sequence ATGGCCACATCCGCCGCAGCCGCCAAGGCGCCCGTAGAAGCGCCTGCCAGCGCGCCCAAAAAGAAGAGCAATCTGCTGCTGATCGTCGTGCTCGCGGTCGTGCTGCTCGCCGCGGGCGGCGCCGGCGCATGGTGGTTCCTGAGCCAGTCTCACGGCGATGACGCGGAGGCGGAAGAGATCGAAGCCAAGCCTTCGATCTTCCTGCCGCTGGAGCAGTTCACGGTCAATCTTCAGCCCGAGGAAGGCCAGCAGTTCCTGCAAACTGCGCTGACGCTCAAGGTCTCCGAGCTGGAGATCGCCGACGCCATCAAGGCGCAGATGCCCGAAGTGCGCAGCCGCCTGCTGTTCCTGCTCTCCAGCAAGAAGCCCTCGGAGTTGAGCTCGCTCGAAGGCAAGAACAAGCTGACGGAGGAGATCGTGCGGGCAGTCGAAGCCACGCTGCCGCCGATGAAAACCAAGGCCAAGAAGGCGAAGAACAAGAACGACGACGCGAAGACGGCGAAGAAGGGCAAGAAGGCGAAAGCAACGGCGCAGGAAGAGCCCGAGGGGAAGGAAGAGCTGCCGAGGCGCGTCCTTGCGGTTTTCTTCACCCACTTCATCGTCCAGTAG